Proteins co-encoded in one Rhodococcus sp. PAMC28707 genomic window:
- a CDS encoding DUF2510 domain-containing protein encodes MDLFQIAVIAFLAIGSCAVLAGIGATVVSSERRSPSRRKKTRIAPGWYPDAQDETLLRYFDGREPTRQTSRREQS; translated from the coding sequence ATGGATCTGTTTCAGATAGCCGTGATCGCATTCTTGGCAATCGGGTCGTGCGCCGTACTCGCGGGAATCGGTGCCACCGTGGTCAGCAGCGAACGCCGCTCCCCGAGCCGTCGAAAAAAGACCAGAATTGCGCCAGGCTGGTACCCCGACGCGCAAGACGAAACGCTCCTTCGATACTTCGACGGACGCGAACCCACCAGACAGACCTCCCGACGCGAACAGTCCTGA
- a CDS encoding SDR family oxidoreductase, which yields MDLGLSGKSFIVTGGTEGLGLASARELLREGAKVTVSSRSQEKVDDAVTELGAHRPNAVTGMVADNGHPSSAELIVEAALAHWGKIDGLVVSVGGPPRGTALEATDEQWEEAFRSIFLGTVRLVRAAAASMTEGGAVVLVLSSSVKSPLTGLGISNGLRPGLAMVAKDMADELGARGIRIVSVLPGRFDTTRGGAVGDEDLARIPLGRIGDPDEFGRVVAFLSSPAASYITGSTVTVDGGALRAL from the coding sequence ATGGATTTGGGACTGTCCGGTAAGTCGTTCATCGTCACTGGTGGAACCGAAGGACTCGGTCTGGCCAGTGCTCGCGAGTTGCTACGCGAGGGCGCGAAGGTGACTGTGTCGTCTCGCTCTCAGGAGAAAGTCGACGACGCGGTGACAGAGCTCGGTGCTCATCGCCCGAACGCTGTCACCGGAATGGTCGCCGACAATGGCCACCCGAGCAGCGCAGAACTTATCGTCGAGGCTGCCCTCGCACACTGGGGCAAAATCGACGGTCTCGTTGTCAGCGTTGGCGGACCACCGCGCGGCACGGCATTGGAAGCCACGGACGAGCAGTGGGAAGAAGCGTTTCGCTCGATCTTTCTCGGAACGGTTCGGCTGGTCAGAGCAGCAGCGGCATCGATGACCGAAGGCGGCGCAGTTGTCCTGGTGCTGTCGAGTTCGGTGAAGTCGCCTTTGACGGGTCTCGGAATCTCGAACGGTCTTCGACCAGGGCTGGCAATGGTAGCCAAGGATATGGCAGACGAGCTGGGTGCACGAGGAATCCGCATCGTCAGCGTCTTGCCAGGGCGATTCGACACAACGCGGGGTGGAGCCGTCGGCGACGAGGACTTGGCTCGCATACCTCTCGGGCGTATCGGTGACCCCGACGAATTCGGAAGAGTTGTCGCGTTTCTGTCCTCACCCGCCGCGTCGTACATCACGGGTTCGACCGTCACCGTCGACGGTGGGGCGCTGCGAGCCCTGTGA
- a CDS encoding FAD-dependent oxidoreductase, which produces MRYDYLIVGGGMVADAAARGIREKDTSGTIGILGADSDEPYTRPALSKKLWTDKDFGRDQVPLNTASDTGAEVLTNTRVRSVDRGKKTVTTESEDAFEYGDLLLATGASPVQLGIAPSPRVIYFRTFADYRALRDLTKTASHIAVVGGGYIGTEIASALALNGVDVTLITSDDVVGGHMFPASLAAAFEAGFSEHGVTIRRAVKVTTAAEASARVQLQLDDGSSVEADGVVFGLGVRPNVELADASGLAVDNGIVVDEFLRTDDRHIYAAGDVANYPDAILGRRRIEHVDNAIEMGKAVGRIMAGGTEPYTYTPYFYSDVFDDGYQAVGTIDTSLRAVEEWKVEPKEGVVYYLEGDKVRGVLMWNVWEGLDEAKALLGKEKVVRH; this is translated from the coding sequence GTGCGCTATGACTACCTCATCGTCGGTGGCGGCATGGTCGCCGACGCCGCAGCCCGCGGCATCCGCGAGAAGGACACCTCAGGAACAATCGGCATTCTGGGGGCCGACAGCGACGAGCCGTACACCCGACCGGCATTGTCCAAAAAGTTGTGGACGGACAAGGACTTCGGTCGCGATCAGGTTCCGCTGAATACTGCATCCGACACCGGTGCCGAGGTGCTCACCAATACGCGAGTCCGGTCGGTCGATCGTGGCAAGAAAACCGTGACGACCGAATCCGAAGACGCATTCGAGTACGGAGACTTGCTGTTGGCGACCGGAGCATCGCCGGTCCAGCTCGGCATTGCTCCCAGTCCGAGAGTCATCTACTTTCGTACGTTCGCCGACTATCGTGCGTTGCGGGACCTGACCAAGACGGCTTCGCACATTGCAGTCGTCGGAGGTGGATACATCGGTACCGAAATTGCGTCGGCTCTCGCACTCAACGGCGTCGATGTCACGCTGATCACCAGCGACGACGTGGTCGGTGGCCACATGTTCCCGGCCTCCCTCGCGGCGGCATTCGAGGCAGGGTTCAGTGAGCATGGCGTCACGATCCGGCGGGCAGTCAAGGTGACGACTGCTGCCGAGGCCTCGGCTCGAGTGCAACTGCAACTCGACGACGGCTCGAGCGTCGAAGCAGATGGAGTCGTCTTCGGCCTCGGTGTTCGCCCCAACGTCGAGCTTGCCGACGCCAGTGGATTGGCCGTCGACAACGGCATCGTCGTCGACGAATTCCTTCGTACCGACGATCGGCATATCTACGCGGCAGGCGACGTCGCCAACTATCCGGACGCGATACTGGGCCGTCGACGCATCGAACACGTAGACAATGCAATCGAGATGGGTAAGGCAGTCGGCCGCATCATGGCAGGCGGTACCGAGCCGTACACCTACACGCCGTACTTCTATTCGGACGTCTTCGACGACGGCTATCAGGCAGTGGGAACCATCGACACATCTCTGCGTGCCGTAGAGGAATGGAAGGTCGAGCCCAAAGAAGGCGTCGTCTACTACCTCGAAGGCGACAAGGTGCGAGGTGTACTCATGTGGAACGTATGGGAAGGCCTCGACGAGGCCAAGGCACTCCTCGGTAAGGAGAAGGTCGTCCGCCACTGA
- a CDS encoding RelA/SpoT protein: MTTSTSIDDLVEEVYLQRGRAWQAALVTTQNFLETIADEILDNVDRDRLNAQSARIKDPARAADKLRRKIAEGRITEPSTVDEVVDALGDLIGIKVLCKSPRDLHAFVEALELACRDPDCSVRFAKDPMNYVTFPKPSGYRAYHAVLLVRVATHQGDMDVKVEVQVKTRLQDAWGELTHEDMYKPGEALKPSKTHENQARHMADLLLQVDLMADDLAAQLDSQTTASKDVAAEPTPVPKDSAIISARVTRTGPRYALAVGPDGRRGLIPARSVKAVIGATDRIDVDDYLEVGDVVQVVVEDSEDALYYHLSSQPPSRRSRRRRRGRTGAEPAE, translated from the coding sequence ATGACAACATCGACGAGCATCGATGACCTCGTCGAGGAGGTGTATCTGCAGCGTGGTCGCGCTTGGCAAGCAGCGCTGGTCACCACGCAGAACTTTCTCGAAACAATTGCCGACGAGATTCTCGACAATGTCGATCGCGATCGCCTCAATGCCCAGTCTGCGCGAATCAAGGACCCCGCCCGGGCCGCGGACAAGTTGCGTCGCAAGATCGCCGAAGGCCGGATCACCGAGCCCAGCACGGTGGATGAGGTCGTCGATGCCCTCGGTGACCTCATCGGAATCAAAGTCCTGTGCAAAAGCCCCCGCGATCTGCACGCGTTCGTCGAGGCATTGGAGTTGGCTTGTCGGGATCCCGATTGCTCGGTGCGCTTCGCAAAGGACCCGATGAATTACGTGACGTTTCCCAAACCCAGCGGCTATCGGGCGTACCACGCGGTGCTTCTCGTTCGAGTTGCAACGCACCAGGGCGACATGGATGTCAAGGTGGAGGTTCAGGTGAAAACCCGGCTGCAAGACGCCTGGGGCGAGCTGACCCACGAGGACATGTACAAGCCCGGTGAGGCACTCAAGCCGTCGAAGACTCATGAGAATCAAGCTCGACATATGGCCGATCTGCTGCTGCAGGTCGACCTGATGGCAGACGACCTCGCGGCACAACTCGATTCACAGACCACAGCTTCCAAAGATGTTGCCGCCGAACCGACTCCAGTGCCGAAGGATTCCGCGATCATCAGCGCGCGCGTGACCAGGACCGGTCCGCGCTACGCGTTGGCCGTGGGCCCCGACGGTCGACGCGGGCTCATCCCGGCCAGGTCGGTGAAGGCCGTCATCGGCGCCACGGACCGTATCGATGTCGACGACTACCTCGAAGTCGGGGATGTCGTTCAGGTCGTCGTCGAGGATTCCGAAGATGCGCTGTACTACCATCTTTCGTCTCAGCCACCGTCCCGTCGCTCCAGGCGCCGCCGACGCGGGAGGACGGGAGCGGAGCCTGCGGAGTGA
- a CDS encoding sigma-70 family RNA polymerase sigma factor, whose protein sequence is MTTTVAEGDEFVTQFDPYRRELLAHCYRMTGSIHDAEDLVQETYIRAWKGYGKFEGRSSMRTWLYRIATNTCLTALEGRSRRPLPTGLGAPSSDPTDDLIERHEISWLEPIADSELSDSVDPASIVVGRESIRLAFIAALQYLSPRQRAALLMREVLQWKASEVAEALATTTTAVNSLVQRARAQLDSITPSTDGVVEPSSAEIQELLEKYVDSFERYDIGQLVELFTTDAVWEMPPFVGWYQGGENIGALIRGNCPASGPGDMRMLPTAANGRPAYGLYMRDELGRHVAFQLHVLDFRANRVVHVASFFDLTLFERFGLPAHL, encoded by the coding sequence ATGACGACCACGGTCGCAGAGGGCGACGAATTCGTTACGCAGTTCGACCCGTACCGGCGTGAGCTACTGGCTCATTGCTACCGCATGACCGGGTCCATTCACGACGCCGAGGATCTCGTTCAGGAGACGTACATCCGGGCCTGGAAAGGTTACGGAAAGTTCGAGGGCAGATCGTCCATGCGGACTTGGCTGTATCGCATCGCCACCAATACCTGTTTGACGGCATTGGAAGGACGCTCGAGGCGTCCCCTGCCCACCGGTCTCGGGGCACCCAGCTCGGATCCGACGGACGATCTGATCGAGCGTCACGAAATTTCCTGGCTGGAGCCGATCGCAGATTCGGAGTTGAGCGATTCGGTCGATCCAGCGAGCATTGTCGTCGGGCGAGAATCGATCCGCCTGGCATTCATCGCTGCCCTGCAATACCTTTCGCCGCGACAGCGTGCGGCACTGCTGATGCGTGAGGTCCTGCAATGGAAAGCCTCGGAGGTAGCCGAAGCGCTGGCAACGACCACGACCGCAGTCAACAGCCTCGTACAGCGCGCACGAGCGCAACTGGACTCGATCACCCCCTCCACGGACGGAGTCGTCGAGCCCTCGTCGGCGGAGATCCAGGAACTGTTGGAAAAGTATGTCGACAGTTTCGAGCGTTACGACATCGGTCAGCTCGTCGAGCTGTTCACCACGGACGCGGTGTGGGAAATGCCGCCGTTCGTCGGGTGGTACCAGGGCGGGGAAAATATCGGAGCGCTCATTCGAGGCAATTGCCCTGCCAGTGGGCCCGGGGACATGCGCATGCTGCCGACCGCTGCCAACGGCCGGCCGGCGTACGGGCTGTACATGCGAGACGAGTTGGGCCGACATGTCGCTTTTCAGTTACACGTTCTCGATTTCCGAGCCAATCGCGTCGTACATGTGGCGTCCTTCTTCGATCTGACACTTTTCGAGAGATTCGGTCTGCCCGCACACCTGTGA
- a CDS encoding amino acid deaminase, with product MSQRPGGFVLIDSKAVNALGTKTLGPEHKSFPPSAWGQSVEQFIGTDPRLADFQTPLLTLDRGRMQHNIAVMAQWAKQAGVRIAPHGKTTMAPALWRLQLESGAWAITLATIWQVQLARAFGVERILLANALVDPIGLAWLASELESHPEFEFYCWADSLETVAAMNTVLDSSVGARRVNVIVELGGEHGRTGARTTETARAVADAVVASPSLALAGVGGYEGAMSHDRSASGLAAVRAHLDTVGALHRELLDADLYDTHAIVTAGGSAYQDLAIERLAAVADEKGARGVTTSVVLRSGAYIIHDDGFYSQISPMNPARSDNPLRSAMHGWARVVSTPEPGLALLDAGKRDLPFDEGLPIPQNVEHAEITALNDQHAFLRMPDNSVPLQVGTVVRLGLSHPCTAFDKWRLIPVIDDADSDDPLVVDLVHTFF from the coding sequence ATGAGCCAGCGCCCTGGAGGTTTCGTCTTGATCGACTCGAAAGCTGTGAACGCCCTCGGAACGAAGACACTCGGCCCCGAACACAAGTCCTTCCCCCCGAGTGCGTGGGGACAGTCCGTCGAGCAGTTCATCGGCACCGATCCAAGACTGGCGGACTTCCAAACGCCGTTGCTCACCTTGGATCGCGGGCGCATGCAGCACAACATTGCAGTCATGGCCCAGTGGGCGAAGCAAGCCGGAGTGCGGATCGCACCACACGGCAAGACGACGATGGCCCCGGCACTGTGGCGACTCCAGCTCGAATCAGGCGCCTGGGCAATAACTTTGGCCACGATCTGGCAGGTGCAGCTCGCACGCGCGTTCGGCGTCGAGCGAATACTCCTCGCCAATGCCCTAGTCGATCCGATAGGACTGGCCTGGCTCGCATCCGAACTGGAATCTCATCCGGAATTCGAATTCTATTGCTGGGCAGATAGTCTCGAGACAGTGGCAGCAATGAATACTGTCCTCGATTCTTCGGTTGGCGCTCGTCGGGTCAACGTGATCGTCGAACTCGGTGGAGAACATGGGCGAACCGGCGCACGAACGACGGAAACTGCACGCGCAGTCGCTGACGCTGTCGTCGCATCACCATCACTGGCACTCGCCGGGGTCGGTGGGTACGAAGGTGCAATGAGCCATGACCGCTCAGCGTCCGGTCTGGCTGCTGTCCGCGCGCACTTGGACACCGTCGGCGCCCTGCACCGTGAATTACTCGATGCCGATCTCTACGACACTCATGCCATCGTGACGGCCGGCGGCAGCGCCTATCAGGACCTGGCGATCGAGCGATTGGCTGCCGTGGCGGACGAGAAGGGTGCGCGTGGAGTCACCACGTCGGTGGTACTGCGCTCGGGCGCTTACATCATCCACGACGACGGATTCTATTCACAGATTTCGCCGATGAATCCGGCTCGCTCCGACAACCCGTTGAGATCGGCGATGCACGGCTGGGCACGCGTTGTGTCAACGCCAGAGCCCGGGTTGGCATTGTTGGACGCCGGGAAACGCGATCTGCCGTTCGACGAAGGACTCCCGATACCCCAGAACGTCGAGCACGCCGAGATCACCGCACTCAATGATCAGCACGCGTTCCTGCGTATGCCCGACAACTCTGTCCCTCTGCAGGTCGGAACCGTCGTACGCCTGGGTCTTTCACATCCGTGCACTGCATTCGACAAATGGCGACTCATCCCGGTGATCGACGATGCCGACTCCGACGATCCCCTCGTGGTGGACCTCGTCCACACCTTCTTCTGA